ACGACGACGAGGACGATGACGGAGCTGAGGTTCATGGGCGGTGCCTCCCGGTCAGGGGCCGCGGCGGTGCGGACGTCCCTGCGCGGCTGGTACCCGGCCGGGCACCGGGCAAACTGCGGCTAGAAGGTGTGGGTGGCGTGGGGGCGCAGCGACATCACCAGGGCGACGACCCATCCGACGATCGTCCAGCCGAGCAGGAAGTTGACCCAGCCGATGGTGGTCGCGTTGGTCTTGCCGCGGGTGACGGCGAGCGCCCAGGGCAGGAAGTAGCCACCGGAGACGACCGCGAGCACCCAGGCGACGACCAGCACGACGGGCCGGTGGCGGGTGAGGGTGGTGGACATGGGCAGACGACCGGGACCAGGCAGGCTCATGCCCCGACCGTAGGGGGTCGCGCAAGCCGGCCCGACCTGACCTCGAGCCGGCTCAGTGCAGCGCGGCGTCGGCCTCGGTCTCGGTCCACGAGCGGAAGCGCGCGGTCCAGCCGGGCCGGCTGGGTGCGCAGGTGAACGGCCCGGCCGCGACCTCGACGCCCTCCGGCGCGGGGCAGACCCGGACCAGCGCGAACGGCTCGTCGTCGACGCGGGCCCGCACGGTCAGCGACTCCGCGGCGCGGCTCACCCGCACGGTCGCGGTGCGCCCCCTCCAGCCCGGCAC
This genomic interval from Nocardioides scoriae contains the following:
- a CDS encoding superinfection immunity protein — protein: MSLPGPGRLPMSTTLTRHRPVVLVVAWVLAVVSGGYFLPWALAVTRGKTNATTIGWVNFLLGWTIVGWVVALVMSLRPHATHTF